The following proteins are co-located in the Synchiropus splendidus isolate RoL2022-P1 chromosome 14, RoL_Sspl_1.0, whole genome shotgun sequence genome:
- the LOC128770997 gene encoding carboxypeptidase A2-like, which produces MKGLWILLVLVAAAKAEKVFFGDQVLRIVAESQEQIQVLQSLEARHEWELDYWLHPVSADLPVEVRVPRANLDAVTEFLHDHNIRFEVMIDNLQELLDEEKAEMEWNRVKERSTRSFNFGAYHTLDTIYSWMDTLVAQYPNLVTKELIGESYENRPMYVLKFSTGGDKRPAIWIDTGIHSREWVSQATGVWTANKIATDYGHDTSLTTLLNQMDIYLLILANPDGYVYSHTNDRMWRKTRSRNTGSVCQGVDPNRNWDAGFGGPGASRNPCSDSYHGPSAHSEVEVKNVVDLIKKHGNFKSFISVHAYSQLLMYPYGYSCNHVPDMAELDAVGRAAVQKLTSLYGTRYKVGSICRIIYQASGGSIDWSYNMGIKYSYAFELRDTGRYGFILPATQIIPTASETWLALKHIMEYVRDHPY; this is translated from the exons ATGAAGGGGCTCTGGATCTTGCTGGTGCTTGTGGCTGCGGCCAAAGcggagaaagttttttttgg TGATCAAGTCCTCCGGATTGTTGCTGAGTCTCAGGAGCAGATCCAAGTTCTGCAGAGCCTGGAGGCCAGACATGAGTGGGAG CTTGACTACTGGCTCCATCCAGTGTCTGCGGATTTGCCAGTTGAAGTCCGAGTGCCTCGCGCCAATCTGGATGCTGTAACAGAGTTCCTCCATGACCACAACATCAGATTCGAAGTCATGATTGACAACCTTCAG GAGCTTCTTGATGAGGAAAAGGCCGAGATGGAGTGGAATCGGGTGAAGGAGAGAAGCACCAGGAGCTTCAACTTCGGAGCCTATCACACTCTTGACACG ATCTACTCCTGGATGGACACCCTGGTTGCTCAGTACCCAAACCTGGTCACAAAGGAGCTGATCGGCGAGTCCTACGAGAACAGGCCCATGTACGTTCTGAAG TTCAGCACTGGAGGAGACAAAAGACCTGCTATCTGGATTGACACTGGAATCCACTCTAGAGAGTGGGTCTCCCAGGCTACTGGAGTTTGGACAGCTAACAAg ATTGCCACTGACTATGGACATGACACTTCACTGACCACCCTGCTGAACCAAATGGACATTTATTTGTTGATTCTTGCCAACCCTGATGGATACGTCTACTCTCACACCAAT GATCGGATGTGGCGCAAGACTCGCTCCAGGAACACAGGCTCTGTCTGCCAGGGTGTTGATCCCAACAGGAACTGGGATGCAGGGTTTGGTG GTCCCGGGGCAAGCAGAAACCCCTGCTCTGACTCTTACCATGGTCCCTCCGCTCACTctgaggtggaggtgaagaacgTGGTGGACCTGATCAAGAAGCATGGCAACTTCAagtccttcatctctgtccatgCCTATTCTCAGCTGCTCATGTATCCATACGGCTACAGCTGCAACCACGTGCCTGATATGGCGGAGCTG GAtgctgttggcagagctgcggtgCAGAAACTCACATCCCTCTATGGCACCCGCTACAAGGTCGGAAGCATCTGTCGAATCATCT ACCAAGCCAGTGGCGGAAGCATCGACTGGTCGTACAATATGGGCATCAAGTACTCCTATGCTTTTGAGCTGAGAGACACTGGGAGATACGGCTTCATCTTACCGGCCACACAGATCATCCCCACTGCCTCTGAGACCTGGCTCGCTTTGAAGCACATCATGGAATATGTCCGCGATCATCCTTACTGA